One genomic segment of Kiritimatiella glycovorans includes these proteins:
- a CDS encoding adenylate kinase, which yields MDAIILLGPPGAGKGTLAQQLRDERELQHVATGDVLREAVRAETPEGLEAKRYMDRGELVPDAVILRIIRRRMESDPADTTYLFDGFPRTVEQGRGLDRLMDELNGTIQAVLLLQIDGEKVVERLEGRRVCRACGAVYHVRNNPPSTEGVCDRCGGELIQRDDDRRETILHRLEVYREQTDPLRDYYRSRGILYEIEAGGTAGETFEEVQRAFGASP from the coding sequence ATGGACGCGATCATACTTCTGGGTCCCCCGGGGGCAGGCAAGGGCACGCTGGCCCAGCAGCTCCGGGATGAGCGTGAGCTTCAGCATGTGGCCACGGGCGATGTGCTCCGCGAGGCGGTGCGCGCCGAGACGCCGGAGGGTCTGGAAGCAAAGCGGTATATGGACCGCGGCGAACTGGTCCCCGACGCAGTGATCCTGCGTATCATCCGCCGGAGGATGGAATCGGACCCGGCCGACACCACCTATCTCTTCGACGGTTTTCCGCGCACGGTGGAACAGGGCCGCGGGCTCGACCGCCTGATGGACGAACTGAACGGTACCATTCAGGCCGTGCTCCTGCTTCAGATCGACGGGGAAAAAGTCGTCGAACGCCTGGAGGGCAGGCGCGTCTGCCGCGCCTGCGGAGCGGTGTACCACGTCCGTAATAATCCGCCCTCAACGGAGGGGGTCTGCGATCGCTGCGGCGGTGAACTGATTCAGCGCGACGACGACCGCCGGGAGACCATTCTCCACCGGCTCGAGGTCTACCGCGAACAGACCGATCCCCTGCGCGACTACTACCGCAGCCGCGGCATCCTGTACGAGATCGAGGCCGG